In Pedobacter heparinus DSM 2366, the following are encoded in one genomic region:
- a CDS encoding DUF6904 family protein, producing the protein MLKSCLFENGSGIRLSGELSDLIALHGTVRKIISVVVDYELQATDASNLLVDFLEKIEQAYLGKELVEQYVVQRKACTHYGFGCSWMELLMINSLMRSLAEYAVLDELDDINIQLLEYLCRKTLSGIDKADVTGIHHYIGKRFVCLNIRHFIANFSYKDSDFKVGADRDSLKKVQQYLSVYFEESRPLR; encoded by the coding sequence ATGTTAAAGAGTTGTCTTTTTGAAAACGGATCAGGGATCAGGCTCTCTGGTGAGCTGTCTGATCTTATCGCATTGCATGGCACAGTGAGAAAAATTATCAGTGTGGTAGTTGATTATGAGCTGCAAGCTACAGATGCTTCAAACCTGCTGGTTGATTTTCTGGAAAAAATAGAACAGGCCTATCTGGGTAAGGAACTGGTAGAGCAGTATGTGGTACAGCGTAAAGCCTGTACACATTACGGTTTTGGCTGCAGCTGGATGGAACTGCTGATGATCAACAGCCTGATGAGGTCGCTTGCCGAGTATGCGGTACTGGATGAGCTGGACGATATCAATATACAATTGCTGGAATACCTGTGCAGAAAAACCCTTTCGGGAATAGATAAGGCGGATGTAACAGGCATCCATCATTATATAGGAAAACGATTTGTATGTTTGAACATCAGGCATTTTATAGCAAATTTTAGCTATAAGGATTCAGATTTTAAGGTGGGTGCTGACCGCGATTCCTTAAAGAAGGTACAACAATATCTGAGTGTTTATTTTGAAGAAAGCAGACCACTGAGATGA